A single Fusarium oxysporum Fo47 chromosome IV, complete sequence DNA region contains:
- a CDS encoding ABC transporter type 1, transmembrane domain-containing protein, giving the protein MKLTWILESIFIACVALYVLSSLYSVFSSSRESSIRYSHCWSRARVGALFANIGLIFVGAFVCLRDTEHVRKELDLASANVTAICLIFGSVVSISWTIISQPCVSQAVYELVSWIIWTLLFNLSSPYYWAYGVISALYLLSLIMSLALPWPSSSKDARHPLSNSCFIPSLTVSWLDHLITLAASGTLSSDDTWPIDSKLSVRSVLARRGLQPDQLRQSLSAGLVWVLLREFRSSMCLSAIFGIINVATALAQPFLLRSLLQNRDMFSVAGLFAATVASGTMEAHLKLQLSKIGVQFRSAMTALIADRCISSTNIDIHAQNADPTLLIEVDTTKIYELVEQFHLLWMIPLQAGISVVALVLLLGWQSVLAGFLSPAVFLPLISYTTSSMSTHMALVMQAKDATVSLVTQVLKQVKQVKLNSLENIFERKIADRRAEEMERTKVIALLNGVIVFLVYNLPPALISIAFGVAVFLGHSLSSNVVFPALAFSSNITRAISLLPHLVILYQSAQISFGRIKTFLLIDPSPEKLDPSPTSLSSTSITNPKGKLVFSMRHCDISLPTAQGGFQPIIRDCNIEATSNCLLAISGSVGCGKTTLIRSIIGDIMPTHGQFSIHGRIAYAPQKPYLTSGTIRDNILFGLPFDPSYYQRVLEAVSLSSDLSRLPQGDETPMGGTGATLSGGQKSRVGLARAIYARREVTVLDDPLAALDAQVQSHIIAQVLGPDGILKDSLRITTTSSAALMSIADKQYNICDGTVARTASPAHTQTTQTLNVLATHPKEIHGSQRQPPLVANYGSIKSNTSMQITPCDSDIDQESAPLLQKAPLKVQCPDMGSDPVALGTYLRFLNLAKYGGWLWVMLTAAMSKLFDILAVYYLKLSSEDFESQGHSTKLFYYSICALIGGSLSMLFVLVAFYVCIIPTSLSIHAQLTKGVLEAKFSFFDTHSLGQILNRFTNDINKIDTSVNGSFISLSALCITTSSSLFVMISVTPLSLLYLVPTAVVYFMIHPHYLHACRQMRRLDNLARAPVLNQAAEIRLGAQVIVTFNQVDTFRDRVRDVIDDHIRVWAPYVMLNPWLTLRLQLLSSVLQLLSASLLLWLNTSPSTLGLAMNFLIQITSNLNSFVQMRATLEADITSAERVWSYAANVPESQRAEEQRPAPSWPDMPVINFESYSASYAAGGVPCLRDLSFSIAAGEHVAVVGRTGAGKSSLSLALLRALEQGDSYNGRITIDGLDISKICLADLRNRITFLPQEPFVFAGTIRHNLDFAGTETDERLQEALSACQMSRFFNLEPAQNLLDYPVSDSGSNLSSGQIQLLALSRALVAKGNNILIMDEGTSPSTLQANISVVCKILIPTKYDKVLILCEGRVVGFNIPAVLLEDTESILSTFIATS; this is encoded by the exons ATGAAGCTCACATGGATCCTAGA GTCAATTTTCATTGCATGCGTTGCCTTGTACGTCCTTTCTAGCCTGTATTCGGTTTTCTCATCGAGTCGGGAATCATCGATACGATACAGCCACTGCTGGAGTCGAGCCCGAGTAGGAGCCCTT TTTGCAAACATTGGCCTTATATTTGTCGGTGCCTTTGTGTGCCTAAGAGATACTGAACATGTGAGGAAAGAACTTGACCTGGCATCCGCCAATGTCACTGCGATTTGTCTCATATTTGGCTCAGTCGTTTCTATCTCGTGGACCATCATTTCTCAACCTTGTGTGTCACAGGCTGTCTACGAGTTAGTATCGTGGATCATATGGACTCTGTTGTTTAATTTGTCTTCCCCTTACTATTGGGCTTACGGGGTTATTTCAGCCTTGTACCTTCTTTCGCTGATTATGAGCCTTGCACTCCCATGGCCGTCCTCGTCCAAGGACGCCAGGCATCCTCTTTCCAACAGTTGCTTTATTCCATCCCTAACGGTGTCATGGCTGGATCATCTTATCACTCTCGCTGCTTCGGGAACTTTGTCAAGTGACGATACTTGGCCGATCGATTCAAAACTGTCTGTCAGGAGTGTCCTGGCTCGACGCGGGCTTCAGCCTGACCAGTTACGGCAAAGTCTATCAGCTGGATTGGTATGGGTCCTTCTGCGTGAATTTCGCTCCTCTATGTGCCTAAGTGCAATATTCGGTATCATCAACGTCGCAACGGCATTGGCTCAACCATTTCTTCTTCGGTCACTGCTGCAGAACAGAGACATGTTTTCGGTAGCTGGGTTGTTTGCAGCAACTGTCGCATCTGGAACGATGGAAGCTCACTTGAAGCTTCAACTAAGCAAAATTGGTGTACAGTTTCGTTCGGCCATGACTGCCTTGATTGCCGACAGATGCATTTCTAGCACCAATATTGATATTCATGCTCAGAATGCCGATCCTACACTTCTTATCGAAGTTGACACCACTAAGATCTATGAGCTAGTTGAGCAGTTCCATCTTCTCTGGATGATTCCACTGCAGGCTGGCATCAGCGTAGTGGCCTTGGTGCTTCTGCTTGGCTGGCAAAGTGTCTTGGCTGGATTTCTATCGCCGGCCGTATTCTTGCCTCTCATCTCATATACAACATCCAGCATGTCTACGCACATGGCCCTTGTCATGCAAGCCAAGGATGCTACAGTGTCTCTCGTCACGCAGGTCCTCAAACAAGTCAAGCAAGTCAAGCTTAACTCTTTGGAGAATATCTTTGAGCGAAAGATTGCCGACAGGCGAGcagaggagatggagagaaCGAAGGTCATAGCCCTCCTCAACGGCGTCATTGTCTTTCTGGTCTACAATCTTCCACCAGCACTGATTTCTATTGCATTTGGTGTAGCTGTGTTTCTAGGCCATTCCCTATCGAGCAACGTGGTTTTCCCAGCCCTCGCATTCTCCTCCAACATCACACGGGCAATCtcacttcttcctcatctggTTATACTGTACCAGTCTGCACAGATTTCATTCGGTCGCATCAAGACCTTTTTGCTCATTGACCCGAGCCCAGAGAAGCTGGATCCCTCTCCAACATCCTtatcttcaacctcaatcaCTAATCCCAAGGGGAAACTCGTATTCTCAATGAGACACTGTGACATTTCCCTCCCAACAGCACAAGGCGGGTTTCAGCCCATCATTCGAGACTGCAACATAGAGGCGACTTCCAATTGCCTTCTTGCCATATCTGGAAGCGTTGGGTGTGGCAAAACAACATTAATTCGTTCCATTATTGGAGACATAATGCCAACTCATGGCCAATTCTCAATTCATGGGAGAATTGCATACGCGCCCCAGAAGCCTTACCTCACGAGCGGTACAATCAGGGACAATATCCTTTTCGGCCTTCCATTCGATCCCTCTTACTACCAACGAGTCCTTGAAGCGGTGTCACTCAGCTCGGATTTGTCCAGGCTGCCCCAAGGTGACGAGACCCCCATGGGAGGTACAGGCGCGACTCTCTCAGGTGGACAGAAGAGTCGTGTTGGCCTTGCAAGAGCAATCTATGCACGAAGAGAAGTCACCGTTCTTGACGATCCTTTGGCTGCCTTGGATGCCCAAGTGCAGTCGCACATTATTGCTCAGGTTCTTGGTCCTGACGGTATTCTCAAAGACTCATTACGCATTACGAcaacatcttcagcagccCTCATGTCTATTGCCGACAAGCAATACAACATTTGCGATGGCACGGTAGCGCGCACTGCATCACCTGCACACACTCAAACCACTCAAACCCTGAACGTGTTAGCTACACACCCCAAGGAAATACATGGGTCTCAGCGGCAGCCGCCATTGGTGGCTAACTATGGTTCTATCAAGTCTAACACCTCCATGCAGATTACTCCTTGCGATTCGGATATTGATCAAGAGAGCGCACCTTTACTCCAGAAGGCACCTTTAAAGGTACAATGCCCGGATATGGGGTCGGACCCAGTCGCCTTGGGAACCTACCTGAGGTTCCTCAACCTAGCCAAGTACGGGGGCTGGCTGTGGGTCATGCTTACCGCTGCCATGTCCAAGTTGTTTGATATCCTGGCCGTATACTATCTGAAACTATCGAGCGAGGATTTCGAGAGCCAAGGGCATTCTACAAAGCTTTTCTATTACTCTATATGTGCCCTGATCGGAGGCTCGCTGTCAATGCTATTTGTTCTCGTTGCATTTTACGTCTGCATCATCCCAACATCGCTATCGATTCACGCCCAATTGACAAAGGGGGTCCTTGAGGCCAAGTTCTCTTTTTTCGATACGCACAGCCTTGGGCAGATCCTCAACCGCTTCACCaacgacatcaacaagattgATACATCGGTCAATGGCAGTTTTATCTCCCTATCTGCACTCTGTATcacaacctcatcatctcttTTTGTCATGATCAGTGTGACTCCCTTGAGTCTCTTGTATCTCGTTCCCACAGCCGTCGTTTACTTCATGATTCATCCGCATTACTTACATGCTTGCCGACAAATGCGTCGTTTGGACAACCTGGCTCGAGCTCCAGTCCTGAACCAAGCTGCTGAAATCAGACTGGGTGCGCAAGTGATAGTGACGTTCAATCAAGTGGACACCTTCAGAGATCGTGTCAGGGACGTGATTGATGACCACATCCGGGTTTGGGCCCCTTACGTGATGTTGAATCCGTGGTTAACCCTCCGACTGCAGCTGCTTTCCAG CGTTCTCCAGCTTTTATCGGCttcgcttcttctctggCTCAATACTTCCCCAAGTACACTAGGCTTGGCCATGAACTTCCTCATTCAGATCACAAGTAACCTCAACAGTTTTGTACAGATGCGTGCCACATTAGAGGCAGATATCACCTCTGCTGAGAGAGTGTGGTCTTACGCTGCCAATGTACCAGAGAGCCAGCGAGCCGAAGAGCAACGGCCAGCGCCATCTTGGCCAGATATGCCAGTCATCAACTTCGAGTCCTATTCGGCCTCGTACGCTGCTGGTGGCGTTCCTTGCCTGCGTGATCTGAGTTTCTCTATCGCCGCGGGCGAACACGTTGCTGTCGTCGGGCGTACAGGGGCTGGCAAATCCTCCCTCAGTCTAGCTCTGCTTCGTGCCCTAGAGCAGGGAGATTCTTACAATGGCCGCATCACTATCGATGGACTCGATATCTCGAAAATATGCCTTGCAGACCTCCGTAATCGGATTACCTTCCTGCCACAAGAGCCTTTTGTATTTGCAGGCACAATTAGACATAACCTCGACTTCGCGGGAACTGAAACTGATGAGAGACTGCAGGAGGCATTGAGCGCATGTCAAATGAGCCGATTCTTCAACCTTGAACCTGCGCAAAACCTTCTCGATTACCCAGTATCGGACTCAGG GTCGAATCTCTCGAGTGGACAGATACAGCTCCTAGCTCTCTCCCGAGCTCTTGTAGCTAAGGGCAATAACATCCTCATTATGGATGAAGGTACATCTCCTTCTACACTGCAGGCCAACATCTCTGTTGTTTGTAAGATACTGATTCCT ACTAAGTATGACAAGGTTCTTATACTTTGTGAGGGTAGGGTGGTAGGATTTAATATACCTGCCGTATTGCTGGAGGATACAGAGTCTATTTTGTCTACCTTTATAGCTACGTCTTAG
- a CDS encoding amino acid/polyamine transporter I: MDKKSSEDLGQAEITNRAPSIGKGSIIDADDRRLRAQGHKAELERSFSWLGALALAYSISNSWLTYASSFGLVLIYGGGVTTLFALLIAAVAQWIVFLGLAELCSAFPSSGGQYHFTYIIASPKTRNFGAYVTGSINILAWWITTCSGLIYTAISAFGCATAWFPDFAQQRYQVYLCYLGITVLSLIPIYTIKQRYLDFMTESTTGFSLIGMVLTISVCLGMADGDYAPGTIILENRGISGWNAGTGWLLSIAAALYCFAANGAVTHIAEELPNPGRKLPQILSMSMAMGVVIVIPWTVAMLFSIKDMQAVQSSFLPSFEVFYQATGSKAAATGLQAYLTFLYYTCIPSQWVTCSRITWAFARDQGLPFAEYWQHIDPKRGIPWRTTLLSAAFCAVYGLIYVASTTAFNSIINATCLMLNLSYVIPQGVLLTQGRDKLPRRAFSLGKLGYAVNLYSVVFMIVIGVVFCLPQTNPTTAGSMNYNAPVIVGLFTIVCLLWIERRSKFNGPHIDWDLLNEANEEE, translated from the exons ATGGATAAGAAGTCCTCAGAAGATCTTGGCCAAGCCGAGATTACCAACCGTGCCCCCTCGATTGGCAAGGGATCCATCATCGACGCCGACGACAGGCGTCTTCGTGCCCAGGGACACAAAGCCGAACTTGAGAGATCTTTCTCCTGGCTAGGTGCACTCGCTTTAGCATACAG TATCTCCAACTCATGGCTCACGTATGCATCGTCCTTCGGCCTTGTGCTCATCTATGGAGGCGGCGTCACTACTTTATTTGCCCTACTTATCGCCGCTGTAGCTCAGTGGATCGTCTTCCTTGGGTTGGCCGAACTATGCTCTGCGTTTCCATCATCTGGCGGACAATACCACTTTACATATATCATCGCATCGCCGAAAACCCGGAATTTCGGTGCCTATGTCACGGGGTCCATTAATATCCTTGCGTGGTGGATCACCACATGTTCCGGTCTCATATATACAGCCATCTCTGCCTTTGGTTGTGCTACGGCCTGGTTTCCCGATTTCGCACAGCAGCGATATCAGGTTTATCTCTGCTACCTGGGCATCACTGTCCTGTCAC TTATCCCAATCTATACGATCAAGCAGCGATACCTCGACTTCATGACCGAATCGACGACAGGCTTCTCTCTGATTGGAATGGTACTTACCATCTCAGTATGTTTAGGTATGGCTGATGGCGATTACGCCCCGGGCACAATTATTCTCGAGAACCGCGGTATCAGCGGCTGGAATGCTGGCACAGGCTGGTTACTTTCCATTGCTGCTGCGCTATATTGCTTCGCTGCCAATGGTGCTGTTACACATATCGCTGAGGAGCTGCCTAACCCTGGCCGCAAGCTTCCTCAAATTCT GAGTATGAGTATGGCCATGGGTGTCGTCATCGTTATCCCGTGGACTGTTGCTATGCTGTTTTCCATTAAGGATATGCAGGCCGTCCAGAGCTCTTTTCTCCCCAGCTTCGAAGTCTTTTACCAGGCGACTGGAAGCAAGGCTGCCGCAACAGGCCTACAAGCTTACTTGACGTTCCTTTACTATA CGTGTATTCCAAGCCAGTGGGTGACCTGCAGCCGGATTACCTGGGCCTTTGCTCGTGAT CAAGGACTTCCCTTCGCTGAATACTGGCAGCACATTGACCCCAAGCGCGGCATCCCTTGGAGAACAACTCTTCTTTCGGCTGCGTTCTGTGCTGTATATGGGTTGATCTACGTCGCAAGCACAACAGCCTTCAACTCAATTATCAATGCAACGTGCTTGATGCTAAACCTTTCATATGTTATCCCCCAGGGCGTCTTGCTTACGCAAGGCCGCGATAAGTTGCCAAGGCGTGCATTCAGCCTTGGTAAACTTGGCTATGCGGTCAATCTGTACTCAGTTGTATTTATGATTGTCATTGGTGTTGTGTTCTGCCTTCCGCAGACTAATCCGACGACTGCCGGCTCTATGAACTA TAACGCCCCGGTCATTGTTGGTCTCTTCACAATCGTTTGCCTTCTTTGGATTGAGCGGCGATCCAAATTCAATGGCCCTCACATTGACTGGGATTTACTTAACGAAGCTAATGAGGAGGAATGA
- a CDS encoding major facilitator superfamily domain-containing protein, whose amino-acid sequence MAAKNEYSEHTEEPDKRSNAPSGHAEGNALLVDAHGHIRRLPVPSNNPNDPLNWKPWQKWAVIGTCCWFSVMGLALAGGLGAILSVFFQLYGPQGYGPSDVAFLLTLPSLCIGLVALAYGRRPVFLISTIILLAATIGSAAQNSYNGHLASRVMQGLATGASESLLPLMLTEVTFLHERGRVFGLYWTVQNVLSSLMNLTSSYETAALGWRWYYWVFAILVGAGLVLACLFGFETRFQRPVVSLDGRAVMTDDFGVTHVVPDSEAQEYLERHGIEDRRGEDAEVPLKSYSQLLKPWGSSHKTPGKVMLLSLLRMAQSMTSPAILFTVLASSITLACVVDVSLTYDAVLQQYGWDPKDIGLINLGGIIGGLLGAAYCTLLGEPFIIWMAKRNHGIHKPERRLIILIPVAILGFSMLILYGFMATAAFEGGGSYWGILVSWTLFQVTFTSVLIVTTTFAAEASPKHPGPALVMVIGTKNIVSFGVAYGLTDMVQHGGYTWTFGVLAGIFGAIFILGIPIYMLNPKWRRYVTRAEEKRGITTTD is encoded by the exons ATGGCTGCTAAGAACGAATACTCAGAGCACACGGAAGAACCTGATAAAAGGTCCAATGCACCGTCGGGTCACGCAGAAGGGAATGCacttcttgttgatgctCATGGCCATATCAGACGGCTTCCAGTTCCTTCAAACAACCCCAATGACCCACTTAATTGGAAACCCTGGCAGAAATGGGCGGTGATTGGGACCTGTTGCTGGTTCT CCGTTATGGGCTTGGCATTGGCTGGCGGCCTGGGAGCAATTTTGTCggtcttcttccagctctACGGACCACAAGGATATGGCCCTTCTGACGTCGCATTTCTCCTGACTCTGCCATCTCTTTGTATTGGTCTAG TAGCACTGGCATACGGCCGACGACCTGTCTTCCTGATCTCGACTATTATCCTTCTCGCCGCAACAATAGGCTCAGCGGCCCAGAACAGCTACAATGGCCATCTTGCAAGCCGTGTCATGCAAGGCCTTGCCACCGGTGCTTCTGAGTCTCTGCTACCGCTGATGCTCACAGAAGTCACTTTTCTTCATGAGCGTGGGCGTGTTTTTGGCTTGTACTGGACTGTCCAGAATGTCCTTAGCAGCTTGATGAACCTAACCAGCAGTTATGAAACTGCAGCTCTTGGCTGGCGATGGTACTACTGGGTATTCGCTATACTTGTAGGCGCCGGCCTGGTCCTAGCCTGTCTTTTCGGGTTCGAAACTCGATTCCAGAGACCAGTTGTCAGTCTCGATGGAAGGGCTGTCATGACAGATGACTTTGGGGTCACTCATGTTGTTCCGGACAGCGAGGCTCAGGAGTATCTCGAGCGCCACGGCATCGAAGACCGGCGAGGAGAAGACGCCGAAGTGCCTCTGAAGAGTTATTCTCAGCTTCTGAAGCCATGGGGTAGTTCTCATAAAACACCCGGAAAGGTCATGTTACTGTCATTGCTGCGTATGGCACAGAGCATGACTTCTCCAGCCATCCTCTTCACTGTTCTTGCCAGCTCTATCACTCTCGCTTGCGTGGTAGATGTTTCACTTACCTATGATGCCGTCCTTCAGCAATATGGATGGGATCCTAAAGATATTGGACTCATCAATCTTGGTGGTATCATCGGTGGCTTGCTAGGTGCTGCTTACTGTACCTTACTGGGTGAGCCTTTCATTATATGGATGGCCAAACGGAATCACGGTATCCACAAGCCTGAGCGCAGACTAATCATCTTGATACCTGTGGCTATACTCGGTTTCTCAATGCTTATTCTCTATGGGTTCATGGCAACAGCAGCATTTGAAGGTGGCGGTTCGTATTGGGGTATTCTGGTTAGTTGGACGCTCTTCCAAGTGACATTTACCAGCGTCCTCATTGTCACAACCACATTCGCTGCTGAAGCTAGTCCTAAGCACCCGGGACCCGCTCTTGTTATGGTTATTGGAACCAAGAACATTGTGTCATTTGGTGTTGCATACGGACTAACAGACATGGTGCAACACGGAGGTTACACATGGACATTTGGGGTGCTGGCTGGCATCTTTGGGGCTATTTTTATCCTTGGAATTCCTATCTACATGCTTAACCCGAAATGGAGGAGATATGTTACAAGGGCTGAGGAGAAAAGGGGTATCACTACTACAGACTAA